GCCGGAGGTACGGCCACCGGCGGCCACCCGGCGTTCGTAGCGGGCCTTGACGATCTGCAGGGCGCTGGCCACCGCGCCCAGGGTGAAGATGCCGGTGGCCAGACAGGCAGCGGAGACGTGGATGGCCAGCCAGTACGACTGCAGCGCGGGGATCAGCCCGGTCACCGGAACGTAGAGCACCGAGATCGCCACCGTGAGCAGGACCAGGACGAACCCGGTCAGCGGCAGCCCGAGGAAGTTGGTGCGCAGCTTCCGCAGGGACACGAGGTAGACGACCAGGATCACGAAGCTGCCGGTGATGGAGAACTCGTACAGGTTGCTCCAGGGCACCCGGCCGGCCGCGAAACCGCGGCAGAGCACGCCGATACCGAGCAGGCCGGTGGAAAGGATCGTCAGCGCGACGCCGATCCGGGCGAACAGGTCGGCCCGATCCACGCCACCCTCGACGTCCTCGCCGCCATCGCTCTCGTCGCCCGCGCCACCGTCGCCCGGCTCCTGCTCGCGTTCGAGAACGGCGACACCGCCACCTGACTCCTCGCCCGCTGCCGACTCCGCCTTCGTGGTGGCCGCCCCGGTGCTCGACTCGCCGCCGACGGCCGCGGTCTGCTCCACCTGACCGGAGGTACGGCGTTCGCGGCGGAACGCCCACTCCGCCGCGTGCGCGAGCATCGCCAGCGCGATGACCGCCGTCGAGGCGTAGACGAAGTTGTCCGACAAGCTCGCGAGCACCGAACTCACGTCTCCTCCCCGGCCGGGGCCGCTCGACCTGGAAGGTCCGCGGCGATTCTGTCGATCTCGACGGCGAGGTCGCGGGTCTCGTCGTCAGCGGCGCCGGCCGGGCCGGGCCGCCCCTCCCGTTCGGTGCGGTCTCCCTCGTCGGGAGCCGCCCGGGCCACGCCCGGTGCGCGGGAGCTGAGCCGCTCGCCCTTGTCCATGCCGGCGATCGCGACCACGGTACGCCCGTTGTCCGTGGCGACCCGCACCCACACCCGGCGGCGACGTACTACAAGGGATAGTAGCAACCCGGCCAGGGCGAGCACCGCGCCCACCAGC
This Actinopolymorpha cephalotaxi DNA region includes the following protein-coding sequences:
- the ccsB gene encoding c-type cytochrome biogenesis protein CcsB; translation: MSSVLASLSDNFVYASTAVIALAMLAHAAEWAFRRERRTSGQVEQTAAVGGESSTGAATTKAESAAGEESGGGVAVLEREQEPGDGGAGDESDGGEDVEGGVDRADLFARIGVALTILSTGLLGIGVLCRGFAAGRVPWSNLYEFSITGSFVILVVYLVSLRKLRTNFLGLPLTGFVLVLLTVAISVLYVPVTGLIPALQSYWLAIHVSAACLATGIFTLGAVASALQIVKARYERRVAAGGRTSGGYLAQLPSAQVIDRVAYRLNAFAFPIWTFALIAGAVWAAAAWGRYWGWDPKETWMFITWVCYAAYLHARSTAGWRTKVSGIALVSYAALVFNLVGVNFFIAGLHSYAK